The following coding sequences are from one Streptomyces sp. NBC_01232 window:
- a CDS encoding MerR family transcriptional regulator yields MTADDSFGRLDDDDYPAYTMGRAAAMLGTTQGFLRAIGEARLITPLRSEGGHRRYSRYQLRIAARARELVDQGTPIEAACRIIILEDQLEEAQRINAEYRRAAESSAQPPSA; encoded by the coding sequence ATGACAGCAGACGACTCGTTCGGCCGTCTCGACGACGACGATTACCCCGCCTACACCATGGGCCGGGCCGCCGCCATGCTCGGCACCACCCAGGGCTTCCTCCGCGCCATCGGCGAAGCCCGCCTCATCACCCCACTCCGCTCCGAGGGCGGCCACCGCCGTTACTCCCGCTACCAGCTGCGCATCGCCGCCCGCGCCCGCGAACTCGTCGACCAGGGCACCCCGATCGAGGCCGCCTGCCGCATCATCATCCTCGAAGACCAGCTCGAGGAAGCCCAGCGCATCAACGCCGAATACCGCCGCGCCGCCGAATCATCCGCACAGCCGCCCTCGGCCTGA
- a CDS encoding cold-shock protein gives MATGTVKWFNAEKGFGFIAQDGGGPDVFAHYSAINSSGFRELQEGQAVTFDVTQGQKGPQAENITPA, from the coding sequence ATGGCTACGGGAACTGTGAAGTGGTTCAACGCGGAGAAGGGCTTCGGCTTCATCGCCCAGGACGGCGGCGGCCCGGACGTCTTCGCCCACTACTCCGCGATCAACTCCTCGGGCTTCCGCGAGCTCCAGGAGGGCCAGGCCGTGACGTTCGACGTCACCCAGGGCCAGAAGGGCCCCCAGGCCGAGAACATCACCCCGGCCTGA
- a CDS encoding MerR family transcriptional regulator, giving the protein MTADDSFGRLDDDGYPAYTMGRAAEMLGTTQGFLRAIGEARLITPLRSAGGHRRYSRSQLRIAARARELVDHGTPIEAACRIVMLEVRLEEAQRVNAEYRRAAAEVHPRTAA; this is encoded by the coding sequence ATGACAGCAGACGATTCGTTCGGCCGTCTCGACGACGACGGCTACCCCGCCTACACGATGGGCCGGGCCGCCGAGATGCTCGGCACCACCCAGGGCTTCCTCCGCGCCATCGGCGAAGCCCGCCTCATCACCCCACTCCGCTCCGCCGGCGGCCACCGCCGCTACTCCCGATCTCAGCTGCGGATCGCCGCCCGCGCCCGCGAACTCGTCGACCACGGCACCCCCATCGAGGCGGCCTGCCGGATCGTGATGCTCGAAGTCCGGCTCGAAGAAGCGCAGCGCGTCAACGCCGAGTACCGTCGCGCAGCGGCCGAGGTGCATCCACGGACAGCGGCCTGA
- a CDS encoding SCO5918 family protein, with protein sequence MRCVIARFPFDLTKSGVLESMKGIKPEQVVGESVIIGRRTYPVKQVGQVITRQDRRDFSAGEVLRAMTQLGFTCRGLPRATVPTRVLSPLQQASAMLGIPVTV encoded by the coding sequence ATGCGCTGTGTCATCGCCCGTTTCCCGTTCGACCTGACCAAGAGCGGTGTCCTGGAGTCGATGAAGGGCATCAAGCCCGAACAGGTCGTCGGCGAGTCCGTGATCATCGGGCGCCGTACCTACCCCGTCAAGCAGGTCGGTCAGGTCATCACGCGCCAGGACCGCCGCGACTTCAGCGCCGGTGAAGTCCTCCGGGCCATGACCCAGCTCGGGTTCACCTGCCGCGGCCTCCCCCGGGCCACCGTGCCCACGCGCGTCCTCAGCCCGCTCCAGCAGGCTTCCGCGATGCTCGGCATCCCGGTGACCGTCTGA